CTCTCGACGTGGCATCAGGTCGCATGCTGCTAAGCCCTCTTGGGCTCCGACGTAACGGGTGTACGGGCGGGCTGTGACCTGCGCGGGGTAAGCCCCGCCGACTGCGGAGCCTTGAGGGTCGGGTCGTCCCACACTGCTACGGGAGTGCGGGCGGCCCGAATGCGCCTGACGATGCTGGCGATGAACGACGTCACGGCAGTGACGACGATCGAGACGATGAACAAGATGCGGTTGAGCACGGGGTTGGTCTCCTTCTCGATGGGCTTGTAATCCGTGGTCACGTTCTTGGTCGTGCTTCTGTCCTTCTTGGTCGTGGGGTTCAGGGCGATCGGCGATAGCCCCACTCGGGCCAGCCGATGAACGCGGAGGGGATCGGACCGATCCGCGCCATCCGTTGGCCCGCGAAGGGATACCCCAGGCCCTAGTCCTGCAGGTGCTCACGCAGGCGCTGACGCACCTTTTCGTCCTTGAGGGCGGCCTGCGCCAGGGACAGGTCCTTGCGTACCGAGGTGACCTTGATGCCCAGCATCTCGGCGATCTCGGCGTTCTCGAACTTGCCGACGTGACGCAGCACGTAGGCCTCGTGCTGCCGCTCGGGCAGCACCTCACTCAGGACGGCCCGGACGCGGAGGTACCCCTCCGTCGCCTCGACGACATCCGGGTCCGTCCACTTCTCCGGCACGGCGCCGTGCTTCTCCAGCGCACGCGCCTCCGCATGAATACGGCGCAGTTCGTCCACGGCCCGCCTGGAGAGAATGGTGGCGATGAACCCGCTGGGGTTCGTGATGACCTTCGGGTACGTGGGGAGGGTTTTGACGATCTGCTCGATGCCGATCTGCAGGACGTCCTCGCCGTGGTGGTACGACACGATGCGCCTGGTGAGCGCGAGCCAGTGCGACCTGTGCGTGACGAGGAGCTCCATGACCGCCTCCTTCGCCTCCTCTGCGGTCATGGCGCGTTTCTTGGCACGGTTCTGGAACAGCTCGGGGATCACTCGCGCCCGCTTACGCGGTCGCCCTGACCCTGCGACTGACTCGGTCACGTTGTTCTTCTCCATCGATCTTCTGGTGACGCCGCCACACCGACCGAGCGCCACCGGGCCGCTACTGCCCCTACCAACCACGACGTCGTGGCTGCGGCACGAAGTGTGAACTGGCAGGTCACAGCGGGAGCTTCCGGGCACGCTGCGCACCAACTCATGCGCCTGGACGGCCGGATACGCGTCGGCGGGCCGGGACGAAGGCCACTGGCCCGCCGCCCCCGTGTCTCACGTCAGGGCCGGGACCAGGACGGCCAGCAGCGCGATGAAGAGCGTCATGACACTGAAGAACACGAAGCTGCCGCGGCCGATGGCCGTGGAGACCGGTGCTCCTCCCTCGCGGGCGACGTTGTATCCGATCAGGCCTGCGATGGCGGAGACCGCGGCGAGGGTGACCAGTGCCAGAAGCAGGGTCAGGAGGTTCTGCGTGCTCACGCCGCACCCCGCTGGTTCTGCCGACGGGTGACGGCCTTGGTGTGCAGCTGTTCCGGGATCCAGATCCGCTTCTCCCGGGCCGCCTGGTACAGGACCGTCCGGAAGCGCGACCTGCGCTGGCGGGCGGCGGCGGGGGAGAGCTTCAACCGCTCGGCGATCTCAGCGTCGGGAAAGCCCATGACCGTCAGACGTACGACCGCCTGCGTGTGCGGCGCCTGCTCATCGAGGATGTCCTCGAAGTCCGTACTGAACACCTCCGAGTCGATCTCGTAGCTGGCGGCCTCGAGCAGTCCGCCGATGCCGGCTTCGTTCGCGGCGTCCTCGGTGAAGTCGTACACGGCATGCAGATGGGCCCAGTGGACCCGCTGCCTGGCCCATCTCACGTACGCGCGCCGGAACACCCACACGCACTGGCCGATGAAGTACGACATCAGGCTGCAGGCGCCGCGGGGTCCGTGGTGGTCGGCCTTCCAGCCCTGTCCACGCTGCAGGTCGCGATGGAACTTACGTGTCGCTTCGGTGAGGACGTCGACCATGATGATGTCCCGCTCGAGAGGGCTGCTGCGCAGCAGGCTCATGTCGTCCTCGTGGACGAAGAACTTCCAGCCCCGCTTCTTGCACTGCCTCACGGCAAGCCGGGCAAGCGTGCCCTCGCGGAGCATGCCGAGCAGGCGCGGCTCGGCCTCCCGGATCAGCTCGATCTCGAACACCTCGTAGGCCAGCCCTTCGAAGCCGCAGCTGGCCAGCTCCTCGATCCGCGCGGCGTCCTGCCCGATCCGGGCCGTGTGCTCCCCGCCCAGCACCGCGTCGATGGTCTCGAAGATCTCTACATCTACGCTCACGGCATAAACCCCCTCGTCCTGGCCTGCTTCAGACCTCCACCGGTTGCTTTAAATGCGCGCGATGAAGCTGCGAAGCAGATCGCTTGTTGTACGGGGTTGTGTGCAGGCGAAGTTGGTGAACGTGACACACCAGCTGAAAATCTTTTTTCGCGAGGCTCAAATACGAGCTTGCGGGCCCGTTATTGCTGCACGGACCCGCAACCGAAACCCACTATCCGGCCATGGGCCGGGCGCCCCTGTGTCCCCATCCTGAGGGGCCAGAGCCGCGCCTCACCTGCAGGCGGGCTCGCTCACGCCCACTGGATGCCCAGCTTGCGCAGCGCGTCCAGCTGCTCCTCCGTGAGCTTCTCCCGCCTGGCCCGGGTGTTGGAGACCCATACGCCCAGCTTCACGGTCACCGGCTCCGCCTCGCCGGCGACCGCGATCTCTTCGCTGTGGCCGCGGGGCACCGGCTTCTGGCCCTCCCGTTTGATCCACTGCGCGAGGGCTGCCATGCCTCGCTGGAACGCCTGTTGCGCCTTGCTCGGGCCCTTCGCCGCCGTACGGCCGGCCGCTGCTGCG
The DNA window shown above is from Streptomyces akebiae and carries:
- a CDS encoding RNA polymerase sigma factor; the encoded protein is MTAEEAKEAVMELLVTHRSHWLALTRRIVSYHHGEDVLQIGIEQIVKTLPTYPKVITNPSGFIATILSRRAVDELRRIHAEARALEKHGAVPEKWTDPDVVEATEGYLRVRAVLSEVLPERQHEAYVLRHVGKFENAEIAEMLGIKVTSVRKDLSLAQAALKDEKVRQRLREHLQD
- a CDS encoding RNA polymerase sigma factor, with the protein product MSVDVEIFETIDAVLGGEHTARIGQDAARIEELASCGFEGLAYEVFEIELIREAEPRLLGMLREGTLARLAVRQCKKRGWKFFVHEDDMSLLRSSPLERDIIMVDVLTEATRKFHRDLQRGQGWKADHHGPRGACSLMSYFIGQCVWVFRRAYVRWARQRVHWAHLHAVYDFTEDAANEAGIGGLLEAASYEIDSEVFSTDFEDILDEQAPHTQAVVRLTVMGFPDAEIAERLKLSPAAARQRRSRFRTVLYQAAREKRIWIPEQLHTKAVTRRQNQRGAA